The Mustela erminea isolate mMusErm1 chromosome 6, mMusErm1.Pri, whole genome shotgun sequence genome includes a region encoding these proteins:
- the NAB2 gene encoding NGFI-A-binding protein 2 isoform X1 → MHRAPSPTAEQPPGGGDCARRTPQPRPKPSARAMALPRTLGELQLYRVLQRANLLSYYETFIQQGGDDVQQLCEAGEEEFLEIMALVGMATKPLHVRRLQKALREWATNPGLFSQPVPAVPVSSIPLFKISETAGTRKGSMSNGHSSPGEKAGSARSFSPKSPLELGEKLSPLPGGPGAGDPRIWPGRSTPESDVGAGGEEEAGSPPFSPPAGGGVPEGTGAGGLAAAGAGGGPDRLEPEMVRMVVESVERIFRSFPRGDAGEVTSLLKLNKKLARSVGHIFEMDDSDSQKEEEIRKYSIIYGRFDSKRREGKQLSLHELTINEAAAQFCMRDNTLLLRRVELFSLSRQVARESTYLSSLKGSRLHPEELGGPPLKKLKQEVGEQSHSELQQPPPGPESYAPPYRPSLEEDSASLSGESLDGHLQAVGSCPRLTPPPADLPLALPAHGLWSRHILQQTLMDEGLRLARLVSHDRVGRLSPCVPAKPPLAEFEEGLLDRCPAPGPHPALVEGRRSSVKVEAEASRQ, encoded by the exons ATGCACAGAGCGCCCTCCCCCACAGCCGAGCAGCCGCCGGGCGGAGGGGACTGCGCCCGCCGGACCCCGCAGCCCAGACCCAA GCCCAGTGCCCGAGCCATGGCACTGCCTCGGACACTGGGGGAGCTGCAGCTTTACCGGGTCCTGCAGCGCGCCAATCTCCTTTCCTACTATGAAACCTTCATCCAGCAGGGAGGGGACGACGTGCAGCAACTGTGTGAGGCTGGCGAGGAAGAGTTCCTGGAGATCATGGCACTCGTGGGCATGGCCACCAAGCCCCTCCATGTCCGCCGCCTGCAGAAGGCACTGAGAGAATGGGCCACCAATCCAGGGCTCTTCAGTCAGCCAGTGCCTGCTGTGCCTGTCTCCAGTATCCCACTTTTCAAGATCTCTGAGACTGCAGGCACCCGGAAAGGAAGCATGAGCAATGGGCATAGCAGCCCAGGGGAAAAGGCAGGCAGTGCCCGCAGTTTTAGCCCCAAGAGCCCCCTTGAACTTGGAGAAAAGCTGTCACCACTGCCTGGGGGACCTGGGGCCGGAGACCCCCGGATCTGGCCAGGACGGAGCACTCCAGAGTCCGACGTTGGCgcgggaggagaagaggaggcaggctctccccccttctccccacctgcaGGGGGAGGAGTCCCGGAGGGGaccggggctggggggctggcagcagctggggctgggggtggtccGGATCGCCTGGAACCAGAGATGGTGCGCATGGTGGTGGAGAGTGTGGAGAGGATCTTCCGGAGCTTCCCAAGGGGGGATGCTGGGGAGGTGACGTCCCTGCTGAAGCTGAACAAGAAGCTGGCGCGGAGCGTGGGGCACATCTTTGAGATGGACGACAGCGACagccagaaggaggaggagatccGCAAATACAGCATCATTTACGGCCGTTTTGACTCCAAGCGGCGGGAGGGCAAGCAGCTCAGCCTGCACGAG CTGACCATCAACGAAGCTGCTGCACAGTTCTGCATGCGGGACAACACACTTTTACTGCGGAGGGTGGAGCTCTTCTCCCTGTCGCGCCAAGTGGCCCGAGAGAGCACCTACTTGTCCTCGTTGAAGGGCTCCAG GCTTCACCCTGAAGAACTGGGAGGCCCTCCACTGAAGAAGTTAAAACAGGAG GTTGGAGAGCAAAGTCACTCGGAACTCCAGCAGCCTCCACCAGGCCCTGAGTCCTATGCACCCCCATACCGGCCCAGCCTGGAGGAGGACAGCGCCAGCCTGTCTGGGGAGAGTCTTGACGGACACTTGCAGG CTGTGGGGTCATGCCCAAGGCTGACGCCGCCCCCTGCTGACCTGCCGCTGGCATTGCCAGCCCATGGGCTGTGGAGCCGCCACATCCTGCAGCAGACACTGATGGATGAGGGGCTGCGGCTAGCCCGCCTCGTCTCCCACGACCGCGTGGGGCGCCTCAGCCCCTGTGTGCCTGCGAAGCCGCCTCTCGCAG AGTTTGAAGAAGGGCTGCTGGACCGATGCCCCGCCCCAGGACCCCATCCTGCCCTGGTGGAAGGTCGCAGGAGCAGCGTCAAAGTGGAGGCGGAGGCCAGCAGGCAGTGA
- the NAB2 gene encoding NGFI-A-binding protein 2 isoform X2 gives MHRAPSPTAEQPPGGGDCARRTPQPRPKPSARAMALPRTLGELQLYRVLQRANLLSYYETFIQQGGDDVQQLCEAGEEEFLEIMALVGMATKPLHVRRLQKALREWATNPGLFSQPVPAVPVSSIPLFKISETAGTRKGSMSNGHSSPGEKAGSARSFSPKSPLELGEKLSPLPGGPGAGDPRIWPGRSTPESDVGAGGEEEAGSPPFSPPAGGGVPEGTGAGGLAAAGAGGGPDRLEPEMVRMVVESVERIFRSFPRGDAGEVTSLLKLNKKLARSVGHIFEMDDSDSQKEEEIRKYSIIYGRFDSKRREGKQLSLHELTINEAAAQFCMRDNTLLLRRVELFSLSRQVARESTYLSSLKGSRLHPEELGGPPLKKLKQEVGEQSHSELQQPPPGPESYAPPYRPSLEEDSASLSGESLDGHLQEFEEGLLDRCPAPGPHPALVEGRRSSVKVEAEASRQ, from the exons ATGCACAGAGCGCCCTCCCCCACAGCCGAGCAGCCGCCGGGCGGAGGGGACTGCGCCCGCCGGACCCCGCAGCCCAGACCCAA GCCCAGTGCCCGAGCCATGGCACTGCCTCGGACACTGGGGGAGCTGCAGCTTTACCGGGTCCTGCAGCGCGCCAATCTCCTTTCCTACTATGAAACCTTCATCCAGCAGGGAGGGGACGACGTGCAGCAACTGTGTGAGGCTGGCGAGGAAGAGTTCCTGGAGATCATGGCACTCGTGGGCATGGCCACCAAGCCCCTCCATGTCCGCCGCCTGCAGAAGGCACTGAGAGAATGGGCCACCAATCCAGGGCTCTTCAGTCAGCCAGTGCCTGCTGTGCCTGTCTCCAGTATCCCACTTTTCAAGATCTCTGAGACTGCAGGCACCCGGAAAGGAAGCATGAGCAATGGGCATAGCAGCCCAGGGGAAAAGGCAGGCAGTGCCCGCAGTTTTAGCCCCAAGAGCCCCCTTGAACTTGGAGAAAAGCTGTCACCACTGCCTGGGGGACCTGGGGCCGGAGACCCCCGGATCTGGCCAGGACGGAGCACTCCAGAGTCCGACGTTGGCgcgggaggagaagaggaggcaggctctccccccttctccccacctgcaGGGGGAGGAGTCCCGGAGGGGaccggggctggggggctggcagcagctggggctgggggtggtccGGATCGCCTGGAACCAGAGATGGTGCGCATGGTGGTGGAGAGTGTGGAGAGGATCTTCCGGAGCTTCCCAAGGGGGGATGCTGGGGAGGTGACGTCCCTGCTGAAGCTGAACAAGAAGCTGGCGCGGAGCGTGGGGCACATCTTTGAGATGGACGACAGCGACagccagaaggaggaggagatccGCAAATACAGCATCATTTACGGCCGTTTTGACTCCAAGCGGCGGGAGGGCAAGCAGCTCAGCCTGCACGAG CTGACCATCAACGAAGCTGCTGCACAGTTCTGCATGCGGGACAACACACTTTTACTGCGGAGGGTGGAGCTCTTCTCCCTGTCGCGCCAAGTGGCCCGAGAGAGCACCTACTTGTCCTCGTTGAAGGGCTCCAG GCTTCACCCTGAAGAACTGGGAGGCCCTCCACTGAAGAAGTTAAAACAGGAG GTTGGAGAGCAAAGTCACTCGGAACTCCAGCAGCCTCCACCAGGCCCTGAGTCCTATGCACCCCCATACCGGCCCAGCCTGGAGGAGGACAGCGCCAGCCTGTCTGGGGAGAGTCTTGACGGACACTTGCAGG AGTTTGAAGAAGGGCTGCTGGACCGATGCCCCGCCCCAGGACCCCATCCTGCCCTGGTGGAAGGTCGCAGGAGCAGCGTCAAAGTGGAGGCGGAGGCCAGCAGGCAGTGA